The proteins below come from a single Zea mays cultivar B73 chromosome 8, Zm-B73-REFERENCE-NAM-5.0, whole genome shotgun sequence genomic window:
- the LOC100285911 gene encoding Inner membrane protein ALBINO3, chloroplastic: MAKALLYSSLLPGLPRAVGSSRSAAARLLLLPPLRLRRGRRAASACAVRAGLHGLDSVGGPHLQAALERAEAALYTLADAAVAAADAAAGAGDDAGQAAAAVQKNGGWFGFISEALEVVLKVLKDGLSAVHVPYSYGFAIILLTIIVKAATLPLTKKQVESTMAMQNLQPQLKAIQQRYAGNQERIQLETARLYRQAGVNPLAGCFPTLATIPVWIGLYQALSNVANEGLLTEGFFWIPSLGGPTTIAARQSGAGISWLFPFVDGHPPLGWYDTICYLVLPVLLVASQYVSMEIMKPPQSDDPSQKNTLLVLKFLPFMIGYFSLSVPSGLSIYWFTNNVLSTAQQVWLRKMGGAKPVVSEGDRRIITAGRAKRSNAQPAGERFRQLKEEESMRKVNKALAAGDSNASSSTYDMEDEESDDETTEEGGPVEEASSTGSDKKPPSYSGKKGKRSKRKRMVQ; the protein is encoded by the exons ATGGCCAAGGCGCTGCTCTACTCCTCCCTCCTCCCCGGGCTGCCCCGCGCTGTCGGGAGCAGCCGGAGCGCTGCCGCGAGGCTGCTGCTGCTCCCGCCTCTCCGGCTGCGGCGCGGCCGGCGCGCCGCCTCCGCGTGCGCGGTGAGGGCGGGCCTGCACGGGCTCGACTCCGTCGGCGGGCCCCACCTCCAGGCCGCGCTGGAGCGCGCCGAGGCGGCGCTCTACACGCTCGCCGACGCAGCGGTAGCCGCGGCGGACGCCGCCGCGGGCGCGGGGGACGACGCCGGCCAAGCTGCGGCGGCGGTCCAGAAGAACGGCGGCTGGTTCGGCTTCATCTCCGAGGCCCTCGAGGTCGTTCTCAAG GTGCTCAAGGATGGTCTCTCAGCAGTTCATGTGCCGTACTCCTACGGATTTGCCATCATTCTTCTTACTATCATTGTTAAGGCTGCGACATTGCCTTTAACCAAAAAGCAG GTGGAATCAACTATGGCAATGCAGAATTTACAGCCGCAGCTTAAAGCAATCCAGCAGAGATATGCGGGCAACCAG GAAAGGATACAGCTAGAGACTGCTCGGTTATACAGGCAAGCTGGTGTCAACCCTTTAGCAG GATGTTTTCCAACATTGGCAACAATACCTGTATGGATTGGTCTTTACCAGGCACTTTCAAATGTAGCAAATGAG GGGCTATTGACAGAAGGATTTTTCTGGATTCCATCACTGGGTGGTCCTACAACAATTGCAGCTCGGCAAAGTGGTGCTGGGATTTCGTGGCTCTTCCCATTTGTG GATGGCCATCCTCCGCTAGGCTGGTATGACACGATATGCTACCTTGTATTGCCTGTGCTACTTGTTGCTTCTCAATATGTCTCTATGGAGATCATGAAGCCACCTCAG AGTGATGACCCGTCACAGAAGAACACACTCCTCGTTTTGAAATTTCTTCCATTTATGATTGGCTATTTCTCTTTGTCAGTGCCATCAGGATTGTCTATTTATTG GTTCACAAACAATGTCCTCAGCACAGCACAGCAGGTTTGGTTGCGGAAAATGGGAGGAGCCAAGCCTGTAGTGAGTGAGGGGGATAGGAGGATAATTACAGCAGGACGAGCAAAACGCTCTAATGCTCAACCAGCTGGAGAAAG GTTTAGGCAGCTAAAAGAAGAGGAGAGCATGAGAAAAGTCAACAAAGCACTCGCTGCAGGAGACTCAAATGCATCGTCATCAACGTATGACATGGAGGATGAAGAGTCGGATGACGAGACCACAGAAGAG GGAGGGCCCGTGGAGGAAGCATCCAGTACTGGCAGTGACAAGAAGCCTCCAAGTTACTCAGGGAAGAAGGGCAAAAGATCCAAGAGGAAGCGCATGGTGCAGTGA